A portion of the Elusimicrobiaceae bacterium genome contains these proteins:
- a CDS encoding proton-conducting transporter membrane subunit yields the protein MGILSVIIAASAAGAAVVAVIPPGRERIMRITAFSASGLGLAFSCVALFLYALPSGGLQFSEQYRWIEEIGVTVSFSSDGLGLLVLAFVNLLGLLVVAFPFDCGARKNEYYFWLLGSQAAFSGLASSEGAFTFAGFWMLSLVPPYFLAGIWGGRDRERAAFKYFTHQFCWAIALVAVVLALQSGHIPARFDLWASALLAAAVLARAPVVPLHLWARDYFTQTPGHIAALAAGSGSACALYAVMRFIIPATAAGFTPLSPYVIAGGALSMMAAALLALAQKNLKAVAGCLAMAGSAASLCSIAALNGAGLTGGALALLVFPAAAALLLLTAEMLSMRFATAVFDDIHGLCEIMPGFGIATGFALAALAAVPLSGGFIAVFLMLVGILKVSVWCAVSVMLAFLCVAGVVVRIIGSMIWGKYNKEAVPPPLAWTERIALVPLPAALVFLGIYPAPALDYISTAVALVQRALKTL from the coding sequence ATGGGTATACTTTCAGTTATAATTGCGGCAAGCGCGGCGGGTGCGGCGGTCGTTGCGGTAATCCCGCCCGGCCGGGAACGGATTATGCGGATAACAGCCTTTTCCGCGTCCGGGCTGGGGCTCGCGTTTTCCTGTGTTGCGCTGTTTTTATATGCGCTGCCGAGCGGCGGCCTGCAATTTTCCGAACAATACCGCTGGATTGAGGAAATCGGCGTTACCGTTTCTTTTTCTTCGGACGGGCTGGGCCTGCTGGTGCTGGCGTTTGTGAATCTTCTGGGCTTGCTGGTGGTGGCGTTTCCGTTTGACTGCGGCGCGCGGAAAAACGAGTATTATTTCTGGCTGCTTGGTTCGCAGGCCGCGTTTTCCGGGCTGGCCAGTTCGGAGGGCGCGTTCACGTTTGCCGGATTTTGGATGCTTTCGCTGGTGCCGCCTTATTTCCTTGCCGGGATCTGGGGCGGCCGCGACAGGGAGCGGGCCGCGTTTAAGTATTTCACGCACCAGTTCTGCTGGGCGATAGCGCTGGTGGCGGTGGTGCTGGCGCTTCAGTCGGGTCATATTCCCGCGCGGTTTGACCTCTGGGCCTCGGCATTGCTGGCGGCGGCTGTGCTGGCCCGCGCGCCGGTTGTGCCGCTGCACCTGTGGGCGCGTGATTATTTTACGCAGACGCCCGGCCATATCGCCGCGTTAGCGGCGGGTTCGGGTTCAGCCTGCGCGCTTTATGCGGTTATGCGTTTCATCATTCCGGCTACGGCGGCGGGTTTTACGCCGCTTTCGCCGTATGTAATTGCGGGCGGCGCGCTGAGCATGATGGCGGCGGCGCTGCTGGCGCTTGCGCAAAAAAATCTTAAAGCGGTAGCGGGCTGTCTGGCGATGGCGGGTTCCGCGGCGAGTTTATGCTCCATTGCCGCGCTTAACGGTGCCGGGCTGACTGGCGGCGCGCTTGCGCTGCTGGTGTTTCCGGCGGCGGCCGCGCTGCTTTTGCTGACCGCGGAAATGCTGAGCATGCGTTTTGCTACGGCGGTGTTTGACGATATTCACGGGCTTTGCGAGATTATGCCGGGGTTCGGCATCGCGACAGGTTTTGCTCTGGCGGCTCTGGCGGCGGTGCCGTTGTCGGGCGGATTTATAGCGGTGTTTCTGATGCTGGTGGGAATCTTGAAAGTGTCGGTCTGGTGCGCGGTATCGGTTATGCTGGCTTTTTTATGTGTTGCCGGGGTTGTTGTCAGGATAATAGGCTCAATGATCTGGGGCAAATATAATAAGGAAGCCGTCCCCCCCCCGCTTGCCTGGACAGAAAGGATTGCGCTGGTTCCGTTGCCGGCCGCTCTTGTGTTTCTGGGTATTTATCCCGCGCCCGCGCTGGATTATATCAGTACCGCCGTCGCACTTGTTCAGCGGGCGTTGAAAACATTATGA